One Bacillus amyloliquefaciens DSM 7 = ATCC 23350 DNA window includes the following coding sequences:
- a CDS encoding FUSC family protein codes for MVKTSKKNQNNTSLVWKMALASAVSWEAAKLAGSHHPYLAPLSVILCLQPTIDQSIRFSFHRIAGTAIGILLTSYLVSHLPMNGWMLGLLLLGGTYIARWLRIDETVLHQVALTILLVFTFERHSKDYAMDRIIDTVIGVIIAILVHMFLFPPDFTKKAADSFRSLARQLSDTLSDLSKWVQSEWGQGKGNLVEYKMNNLLQELHTAKEMLQTASDSLKFNPIRKKHKIILSRYQIEIQKMNAGYEYISNIVKTLKEWEKEGLLSSSDKMELGNDFKVLSEFFEGFKGIQQGETDNWKQKEQNMLLEALRSKMQLYPPPDHKVFKDSFFLETKKLLKRL; via the coding sequence ATGGTGAAAACAAGTAAAAAAAATCAAAACAACACATCGTTGGTTTGGAAGATGGCGCTTGCCTCTGCTGTTTCTTGGGAAGCGGCAAAACTGGCGGGCTCTCATCACCCCTATTTAGCACCTCTATCTGTTATCTTATGTTTGCAGCCAACCATAGATCAGTCGATTCGATTTTCTTTTCATCGTATTGCGGGAACTGCGATTGGGATCTTGTTAACATCCTATCTTGTCAGTCACTTGCCAATGAATGGCTGGATGCTGGGGCTGTTACTATTAGGCGGGACCTATATTGCAAGGTGGTTACGAATAGATGAAACGGTTTTACATCAGGTAGCCCTCACCATTTTATTGGTATTTACGTTTGAACGACACTCCAAAGATTATGCAATGGATCGAATAATCGATACGGTGATCGGCGTCATCATCGCTATTCTGGTTCATATGTTCCTTTTTCCGCCGGACTTTACAAAAAAGGCAGCGGACTCATTTCGATCATTGGCTCGTCAGCTTTCTGACACACTTTCTGACCTTTCCAAATGGGTTCAATCAGAGTGGGGACAAGGAAAGGGGAACCTTGTGGAGTATAAAATGAACAATCTTCTGCAGGAGCTGCATACGGCAAAAGAGATGCTGCAAACAGCCTCTGACAGCTTAAAATTCAACCCAATCCGTAAAAAGCATAAAATCATTCTTTCAAGATATCAAATAGAGATACAAAAGATGAATGCAGGGTATGAGTATATATCAAATATAGTGAAAACGTTAAAAGAATGGGAAAAAGAAGGGCTTTTATCTTCAAGTGACAAAATGGAGCTGGGCAATGACTTCAAAGTGTTAAGTGAATTTTTTGAGGGTTTTAAAGGAATACAGCAGGGTGAAACAGACAATTGGAAACAGAAGGAACAGAACATGTTATTGGAAGCTCTCCGTTCCAAAATGCAGTTGTACCCGCCGCCCGATCATAAGGTCTTTAAAGACTCTTTTTTTTTAGAAACGAAGAAATTGCTGAAACGTTTGTAA
- a CDS encoding NTP transferase domain-containing protein has protein sequence MKTAAIYLAAGTSRRMGTDKRSLFLNGVSLGSIALKNTLLSKLDHIFIITRKGDSLHWLSAFFFLDPMVNKWSQVECEQADKGQGHSIQCGLKRALEYEADAVIILLADQPFVTADIINTLIDSYQKEHRYSFIAAENQHLPMPPILFSKQCFPLLHQLKGDQGARYVIRKSNTGKMISFQDPLLFYDVDTVEDYTLLLNKFGE, from the coding sequence ATGAAAACAGCAGCCATTTACCTGGCAGCCGGTACAAGCAGACGTATGGGGACGGATAAGCGAAGTTTATTTCTCAATGGAGTTTCTCTGGGAAGTATAGCGCTTAAAAATACCTTGTTATCTAAATTAGATCATATTTTCATTATCACCAGAAAGGGAGATTCACTGCATTGGCTCTCGGCTTTTTTCTTTTTAGATCCTATGGTAAATAAGTGGAGCCAAGTAGAATGCGAACAAGCGGATAAGGGCCAAGGCCACTCCATACAATGCGGGTTAAAAAGAGCGTTAGAGTATGAGGCTGACGCTGTTATCATTCTTCTTGCAGATCAGCCATTTGTCACCGCAGATATCATCAATACGTTAATTGATTCCTATCAAAAGGAGCACCGCTATTCATTTATTGCTGCTGAAAATCAACATCTTCCTATGCCCCCAATCCTATTCTCCAAACAATGTTTTCCGCTATTGCATCAGTTAAAGGGAGACCAAGGCGCTCGGTATGTAATCCGTAAAAGTAATACGGGAAAAATGATCAGCTTTCAAGACCCTTTGCTTTTTTATGACGTAGATACAGTTGAAGATTATACTCTGCTGCTGAATAAATTCGGGGAGTGA